The nucleotide sequence ATGGTTTTGGTTGAATCTATTCACAAAAAAAAGGTTCCTGGGTTAATTTTGACATTTTGTGTATGTAGGATTCCAATATGGCACGACATGAAGTTGATAGGGGTGCTGTGGCTGGTGCTGCCGCAGTTCAGGGGAGCTGCGTTTATCTACAATAAGTTTGTGAGGGAGAAGGTGATTCGGAGGTATTATCCTGGGATTGGTGGGGGTGTTCACAAGTCTTCTCCGAATGGGAAGATGAAGACGAAGTTTGCGGATCTTATTTCGTCTAAGAACTCCAGTTGATTAGATTGTATTTGTAGTAGGTTAACTCATGTTTG is from Helianthus annuus cultivar XRQ/B chromosome 9, HanXRQr2.0-SUNRISE, whole genome shotgun sequence and encodes:
- the LOC110879934 gene encoding HVA22-like protein e — its product is MSKFWSLVSGLHQLAGPVTMLLYPLYASVVAIESASKEDDQQWLSYWILYSFLTLMEMLLQPLLEWIPIWHDMKLIGVLWLVLPQFRGAAFIYNKFVREKVIRRYYPGIGGGVHKSSPNGKMKTKFADLISSKNSS